One window of the Sphaerochaeta associata genome contains the following:
- the lysS gene encoding lysine--tRNA ligase has protein sequence MSEQNVSTHWADIYADKIIREKGEKEVYTCASGITPSGTVHIGNFREIISVELVVRALRAKGKKVRFIYSWDDYDVFRKVPKNMPQPELLATFLRKPITLVPDTTGRAENYARANELDVEEILPTVGVEPEYLYQAKRYRSSMYAQGMRTALEKRDEIRAILDEFRTEPLEADWWPISVFSSFTDKDTTTILDWDGEWNVTYRDDETGQTETLDLRNTPYAKLPWRIDWPMRWAHEGVDFEPAGKDHHSEGGSFDTSKKVVTVFGAQPPVSFQYDFISIKGRGGKISSSSGEVISLYDVLEVYTPEITRFMFAGTRPNTEFAISFDLDVLKIYEDYDTCERIYFGLQEVNEKRREKERRIYELSQVGEIPTEACYQIPFRHLCNLLQLHEGDIERAISTLGEMTDSQKDRLRVRCKCAWNWITTFAPEDFKYRLWHEGDPLVVLDEVQTKAIHDLIKVVEQMDELEDKEYTTRLYDAAKLNGLDTGDFFKLVYTIMIGKDRGPKLGPFLQTCGKEKVLAILTKY, from the coding sequence ATGAGCGAACAGAACGTATCTACACATTGGGCGGATATATACGCCGACAAGATCATTCGTGAGAAAGGGGAGAAGGAGGTCTATACCTGCGCCTCCGGCATTACCCCTTCTGGCACAGTCCATATCGGAAACTTCCGGGAGATCATCTCGGTTGAATTGGTGGTGAGGGCACTCAGAGCCAAAGGCAAAAAAGTCCGCTTCATCTACAGCTGGGACGACTATGATGTGTTCCGCAAGGTTCCCAAGAACATGCCTCAGCCCGAGCTGCTGGCCACCTTCCTGCGCAAACCCATCACCTTGGTTCCCGATACCACCGGCAGGGCCGAGAACTACGCACGTGCAAACGAACTGGATGTGGAAGAGATTCTTCCCACCGTCGGTGTAGAGCCCGAGTACCTCTACCAGGCCAAGCGGTATCGCTCAAGCATGTATGCCCAGGGCATGAGAACCGCCTTGGAGAAACGGGACGAGATCAGGGCGATCCTGGACGAGTTCAGAACCGAACCCCTTGAGGCCGACTGGTGGCCGATTTCAGTCTTCTCCTCCTTCACCGACAAGGACACCACCACCATCCTCGACTGGGACGGCGAGTGGAACGTGACCTATCGTGACGATGAGACCGGGCAGACCGAGACCCTCGACCTTCGCAATACCCCTTATGCAAAACTACCTTGGAGAATCGACTGGCCCATGCGTTGGGCTCATGAAGGCGTCGACTTCGAACCGGCAGGCAAGGACCACCACAGCGAAGGCGGCAGCTTCGATACCTCCAAGAAGGTCGTGACCGTCTTCGGCGCCCAGCCTCCGGTCTCCTTTCAGTATGACTTCATCAGCATCAAGGGCAGGGGAGGCAAGATCTCTTCTTCCAGCGGCGAGGTAATCTCCCTCTACGATGTCTTGGAAGTCTATACCCCCGAGATCACCCGCTTCATGTTCGCCGGCACCCGGCCGAACACGGAGTTTGCCATCTCCTTCGACCTCGACGTGCTCAAGATCTACGAGGATTACGACACCTGCGAGCGCATCTACTTCGGCCTGCAGGAAGTGAATGAGAAGCGCAGGGAGAAGGAGAGAAGAATCTACGAGTTGAGCCAGGTAGGGGAGATTCCCACCGAAGCCTGCTACCAGATACCCTTCCGTCACCTGTGCAACCTGCTTCAGCTGCATGAAGGGGACATCGAGCGTGCCATCTCCACCCTTGGTGAGATGACCGACAGCCAGAAGGATCGACTGCGGGTGCGCTGCAAGTGCGCCTGGAACTGGATCACCACCTTCGCCCCCGAGGACTTCAAGTACCGCCTGTGGCATGAAGGAGATCCCCTGGTAGTTCTGGACGAGGTGCAGACCAAGGCCATCCACGACCTGATCAAGGTGGTTGAGCAGATGGACGAGCTGGAGGATAAGGAGTACACCACCCGCCTCTACGATGCTGCAAAGCTCAACGGGCTGGATACCGGCGACTTCTTCAAGCTTGTCTATACCATTATGATCGGCAAGGATCGCGGTCCGAAGCTCGGACCCTTCCTGCAGACCTGTGGAAAAGAGAAGGTCCTGGCCATTCTTACCAAGTATTAA
- a CDS encoding phytoene desaturase family protein has translation MDKHIVVIGAGIAGLSAASYLARNGYRVTVVEKHSLPGGLCTSWKRGGYTIDYCIHWLMGSREGTQFYSMWQELGAFTNADGSPVGIANFDQFTTIGLSNGDSLCLSSDLEQLKESLLALAPEDAKQIGKFHRSLKRLAGAFSGNPFASLVQFFTMLGHLIPVEEYAKRFTNPRLREIFLSTLPPDWSLVALTLGLSQQPYKSAGYPIGGSLNFAMNIARKASSLGVTFRYNSAVEKVLVSDGKAVGVQLSDGQIVDADYVISAADGHTTLYSMLSGRYLSPAYTKAYEQYPLFPSSLMVALGIKKNLQQFVHSSSPYFEEPIVLCDGTSHNSFGLNVYAFDPTLAPEGCTLVTAMINTWEWEAWEKLASDNRQEYEEEKKRIAGEIIKRLEPLLGPLEGLIDMVDVSTPHSVIRYTGNWKGSFEGFAPTKATLSKRLPKTLDGLSRFAMIGQWTVPGGGLPTAAKDGRDIAKMICKQDGKRFSGKG, from the coding sequence ATGGATAAGCACATCGTTGTTATTGGAGCAGGAATAGCAGGGCTCTCTGCAGCCTCCTACCTTGCCAGAAACGGCTATCGGGTCACGGTGGTGGAAAAGCACAGCCTGCCTGGAGGACTCTGCACCTCCTGGAAACGAGGCGGCTATACCATCGACTACTGCATTCATTGGCTGATGGGCTCACGTGAAGGAACCCAGTTCTATTCGATGTGGCAGGAACTGGGGGCCTTCACCAATGCCGACGGCTCACCTGTTGGTATTGCCAACTTCGACCAGTTCACCACCATCGGTCTTTCAAACGGGGATTCATTGTGTCTGTCCAGCGACCTTGAACAGCTGAAGGAGTCACTGCTGGCCCTCGCCCCGGAGGATGCAAAGCAAATAGGGAAGTTTCATCGGAGCCTCAAGCGCCTGGCAGGCGCATTCTCGGGCAATCCCTTCGCCTCCCTGGTGCAGTTTTTCACCATGCTGGGTCACCTGATTCCGGTAGAGGAGTATGCCAAGCGCTTCACCAATCCCAGGCTCCGGGAAATCTTCCTCTCCACCCTTCCTCCCGATTGGAGCCTCGTCGCGCTCACCCTAGGGCTCTCTCAACAACCGTACAAGAGTGCAGGCTATCCCATAGGGGGATCATTGAACTTTGCCATGAACATCGCCAGGAAGGCTTCCTCGCTTGGTGTCACGTTTCGGTATAACAGTGCGGTGGAAAAGGTATTGGTTTCTGATGGGAAGGCAGTGGGCGTACAACTTTCGGATGGACAGATTGTTGATGCCGACTATGTAATCAGCGCAGCTGATGGACATACGACGCTTTACTCGATGCTTTCGGGACGATATTTGAGTCCGGCTTATACGAAAGCCTATGAGCAGTATCCGCTGTTTCCCTCCTCCCTTATGGTGGCCTTGGGCATCAAGAAAAATCTACAGCAGTTTGTACACTCCTCGTCTCCGTACTTTGAAGAGCCAATCGTTCTCTGCGATGGTACATCTCATAACAGCTTCGGCTTGAACGTCTATGCATTCGATCCCACCCTCGCCCCTGAGGGCTGCACCTTGGTGACCGCCATGATCAACACCTGGGAGTGGGAGGCCTGGGAGAAACTTGCCTCTGATAATCGCCAGGAATATGAAGAAGAAAAGAAACGCATAGCTGGGGAAATAATCAAACGCTTGGAGCCTTTGTTGGGACCACTGGAAGGCTTGATCGACATGGTCGATGTGTCCACACCCCACTCGGTCATCCGCTACACAGGCAACTGGAAAGGAAGCTTTGAAGGTTTTGCCCCGACCAAGGCAACCCTCTCTAAACGCCTTCCCAAAACCTTGGACGGCCTTTCCCGGTTTGCCATGATCGGGCAGTGGACCGTACCCGGAGGCGGGCTTCCCACCGCCGCAAAGGACGGACGGGACATAGCAAAGATGATCTGCAAACAGGATGGAAAACGCTTCAGCGGTAAGGGTTGA
- a CDS encoding GIY-YIG nuclease family protein: protein MRKTEIVLVILILLLPVFFSIGCTTAKEIELDKHTQRVEQIDIEKNVDSLKSPIPETIEKSPAIVNETPLTEEPIITEVAINAPIPEGNDRSVHSIDSEIPTVSELNRDMEATILNSQDTYLDEPAVLIESPVSTPIVVESVGETGSKSEPVNLNTNSTENTIDFGQALPPPEGQKVRMVMPIEILYLLVLVVIILLVFFLRKTRLLKHHLQYEQNKSGSLKHQLETEQNKSGSLEQRLQTEQDRILKLGITDLESAQVKQRQIKDEIARIETELVHLQDERVSLKTEKGELDDTCSKLEKRLESQKLKLVRFKELYSAVEHAVNRFHTTEIPSVFYKPLTEQDKVDLDSMAPSVMLTLNYMNYQELRKEFRENHKQLEALFAEYEQRYTTKANKAIYKLMVISLSSELQNILYNLKYEKLDNALLQVQALISKYLVIATDGNQSIVGTMRRFIGELEHLFENAVRIEYEYYIKREQARQEQLALRQQMREEAEERKRLEEQRKQIAFEESKYKAEIEKVREQLDSEPEDSSKRVEIIAKLEELNIHLGQVEEKKDEIIKLQNGKAGNVYIISNLGSFGDHVFKVGMTRRLDPQERVDELGSASVPFKFDVHSFIFSEDAVGLENELHKRLHSRRMNKVNLRKEFFDITLDELEALVNEINPTAEFNRTMLAEDYKISISIGNQDLPLSDTDSDFQNQDDEEELEAIV, encoded by the coding sequence ATACCAGAGACAATCGAAAAATCACCTGCTATAGTCAACGAAACTCCACTAACTGAAGAACCTATTATTACGGAAGTTGCTATTAATGCTCCCATACCTGAGGGAAATGATCGTAGCGTTCATTCGATCGATTCTGAGATCCCGACAGTATCCGAACTGAATAGGGACATGGAAGCCACGATACTTAATTCTCAGGATACTTACCTGGATGAACCTGCTGTACTCATCGAGAGCCCTGTCTCTACTCCAATCGTTGTTGAATCGGTTGGAGAAACTGGTTCTAAGAGTGAACCTGTAAATCTCAACACAAATTCTACTGAAAACACAATTGACTTTGGGCAGGCTCTGCCTCCACCAGAAGGTCAAAAAGTGAGGATGGTAATGCCTATAGAAATTCTCTATCTACTCGTTTTGGTGGTGATTATCCTTTTAGTTTTCTTCCTTCGGAAAACTCGATTGCTCAAGCATCATCTCCAATATGAGCAGAACAAGAGCGGATCTTTAAAACATCAGCTTGAGACCGAACAGAACAAGTCGGGTTCTCTTGAGCAGCGACTCCAAACAGAACAGGATAGAATTCTAAAGCTGGGTATAACCGATTTAGAGTCAGCACAAGTGAAACAGCGGCAAATCAAAGATGAGATTGCCAGAATTGAAACTGAATTGGTTCACTTGCAGGATGAGCGGGTTTCTTTAAAAACCGAGAAAGGGGAACTTGATGATACTTGTTCGAAACTGGAAAAGCGGTTAGAGAGTCAGAAACTCAAATTGGTAAGATTCAAAGAACTGTATAGTGCCGTAGAACATGCCGTTAATCGCTTCCATACGACCGAAATTCCATCGGTATTCTATAAGCCTTTAACAGAACAAGACAAGGTAGATTTAGACTCGATGGCTCCTTCAGTTATGCTGACGCTTAACTACATGAACTACCAAGAGCTGAGAAAAGAATTCAGGGAAAATCATAAACAGCTGGAGGCCTTATTTGCTGAGTATGAGCAAAGGTATACCACAAAAGCAAACAAAGCCATTTACAAATTGATGGTAATCTCGTTGAGCTCAGAATTGCAAAATATACTCTATAACCTTAAATACGAGAAACTTGATAATGCCCTGTTGCAGGTTCAGGCACTCATTTCAAAATATCTTGTGATAGCTACTGATGGTAATCAAAGTATCGTAGGTACCATGAGGAGATTTATTGGCGAATTAGAACATCTGTTTGAAAATGCCGTGCGGATTGAATACGAGTACTACATCAAGAGAGAGCAAGCCAGGCAGGAGCAGCTAGCGTTACGTCAGCAGATGAGAGAGGAAGCTGAAGAGCGGAAGCGGTTGGAAGAGCAGCGGAAGCAGATTGCATTCGAAGAATCGAAGTATAAGGCGGAAATCGAGAAAGTTCGAGAGCAATTAGATTCTGAACCAGAAGATTCATCCAAACGGGTTGAAATCATCGCGAAGTTGGAAGAGTTGAATATTCACCTTGGGCAGGTCGAAGAAAAGAAGGATGAGATCATCAAGTTGCAGAATGGTAAGGCAGGGAATGTATATATCATCAGCAACCTGGGATCCTTTGGTGACCATGTATTCAAGGTTGGCATGACTCGACGACTTGATCCTCAGGAGCGTGTTGATGAACTTGGTAGTGCAAGTGTGCCCTTTAAATTTGATGTTCATAGCTTCATTTTCTCAGAAGATGCTGTTGGATTGGAGAATGAATTACATAAGAGACTACATAGTAGAAGGATGAACAAGGTAAATTTAAGAAAGGAATTCTTTGATATTACCTTGGATGAACTGGAAGCACTGGTAAACGAAATTAATCCTACTGCAGAATTCAATCGTACCATGCTTGCTGAGGATTATAAGATATCAATATCGATAGGAAATCAGGATCTCCCACTCTCCGATACAGATTCTGATTTCCAAAATCAAGACGATGAAGAAGAGTTAGAAGCTATTGTGTAA
- a CDS encoding septal ring lytic transglycosylase RlpA family protein — protein sequence MKRLMALLAVLLVASFALIAADEPLQPGTVIEKGIASWYTSDKSESLTANGEIFDPNTLSAAHKSLKFGTIVRVTNLANGKSVDVRINDRGPYVDGRIIDLTPAAAKQIDMLKSGISSVDLTLIFEPEVPESKYNRAGDTGWYQIQVGAYSSLLTAYAQYDRLLNAGLKPYAEQLPDSQAVRLTVRWVPAYQLDRTMKALSALGFAEKNVLKKSEVNPYR from the coding sequence ATGAAACGATTGATGGCATTGCTTGCAGTACTCCTTGTCGCCTCCTTCGCCCTGATAGCGGCGGATGAGCCGTTGCAGCCGGGTACGGTCATTGAGAAAGGGATTGCCTCCTGGTACACCTCCGATAAGAGCGAGAGCCTGACTGCCAACGGTGAGATTTTCGACCCCAACACCCTGTCGGCGGCCCATAAGAGCCTGAAGTTCGGCACCATTGTCAGAGTGACGAACCTTGCCAACGGCAAGAGTGTGGATGTGCGCATAAACGACCGCGGGCCGTATGTCGATGGAAGAATCATCGACCTCACCCCGGCTGCCGCCAAGCAGATCGACATGCTTAAAAGCGGCATCTCATCAGTCGACCTCACCCTGATCTTCGAGCCCGAAGTTCCTGAGTCGAAGTACAATCGAGCAGGAGACACCGGCTGGTATCAGATCCAGGTGGGAGCCTACTCCTCCCTGCTTACCGCCTATGCCCAGTACGACAGGCTGCTCAACGCAGGACTGAAGCCCTATGCAGAGCAGCTTCCCGACTCCCAGGCGGTACGCCTTACGGTTCGTTGGGTTCCGGCTTATCAACTCGATAGGACGATGAAGGCTCTTTCTGCCCTTGGCTTTGCCGAGAAGAATGTGCTGAAGAAGAGCGAGGTCAACCCTTACCGCTGA